Below is a window of Arthrobacter sp. SLBN-112 DNA.
GCTGCTGCTCCTCGTCTTCGGAAGCGTGGCAGGAGGAGTCGCGTGGCTCGTGGCCGGCCGTCCCCGGCGGCCCGATGTCCGCCGTCGAACCTAAGTCGCCGAGACGATACTTCCGTAGCCCTGCAGGAACATCCGGCGGCCCTGGCCTTCATCCGTCCACACCCAGATGATCGAATAATCGGACGTCACGGCGTCCACGACTCCCGTGCCGGCAAGGGTTCCCTCGGCGAAACTGACCCGGTCCCCCACCGCAAGCCGGGGGTGCCTGGTCCGTTTCCTCCTAGGACTGATTATGGCGGTTTCCCCTGCCACTGCGGGGTCTGACAGGCAGGTGCTGACGTGCTGGCGCATCGGTTTCCTCCGGGCTCGGGCGGACGGTCAGCTCATTACAACCCTGCCCGCTGCTCCCAGGTCACGCGCTCGGCACGTGGTGCAGCAAGATTAGCGCGGCGTAACGCCCGGATGCACAGCCCGGAGGCTGCGGACGGAGTGTGACTGATCCAGCGTCCCCGTGAACCGTCAGTCCAGCGCAGCGACCGACCCCAGCGCGTCCCAGGCGAAACTGGCCAGCCAGTGCGTGGACATAAAGTCCCCGCTTTCCAGCCCGGACAGCCCGGCCTTCAGGAGCGGATCCAATGCCGCGCCCAACACAGCGGAAGCTGCGGAAGCCTCCGGAGCGGCGGAGCCACGAAGCGCGGCGATGATCCGTGCCACCTGGCCGGCGCGGGTCAGGTTCAGCCCGTGCAGGTGCACCAGGTAGCCGTCGGTCTCATCCGTCACGCTCACCGGCTGCAGGATCCGCGACTCCGTGGAAAGGCCCGGCAGGAACGCTCCGAACCAGTCTGCGAACTCGTCGGCGGTCAGGACACGGCGCATCAAGTCCGCCTCGCTGAGGCCGGCGGAGAGGAAGTCCTGGCCGCTGAGCTCCCAGTCGCCCGGCCAGCCGCGGTCATTCCCGAACCAGGTGCGGGCCGCCTCCTCGCATGCCTTCGCAGCGTCATCGCGGCCCAAGGACCGGAAAGCGTCGAGCATGTAGCCCACGCCGAAGGCCGCGTTGGTGTGCAGCCCGTGCCGGACGGGGTACTGGGCCTTGGCCATCCATGCCTCGCTGAGCTGCGCCACCGCATCCACCAGTGGATCCAAGGCGGCGCCCCATTCACGAATCTCCGCATCGGAGGACGCGGAACATGTGGCGGCAAGCCGCATCAGCCACGCCCAGCCATACGGACGTTCCCAGGACGGGTTGGCCAGCAGGTAGTCCCGTTCCACCGCCAGCTTGGCCGGAGTCAGGTTGGCGCCCAGCGCTTCCCGCAGCGACGCGGCGGTGGAGCTGTCCACCCAAGCCGCCGTCCCGCCGTCGGACGCCCCCTCCGGAGCAACCCCGGCAGAAGGTGACCCGGCGGCAGCCCCCAGCAAACTGGCCCCCAGCCAGTGCATGTGCACGCAGGAGTGCCAGTCAAAGGACGTGTAGAACGCGGGGTGGATCTGTTCCGGGGTGGGGCGGTCGTCGGCGGAGACCTGGGTGTGGTGCGCCGAATGCGGGAAGGGCTCGTGCAGGTTGCCAAGCACCACCGCAGCGTAGTCCGGTGCCGCCTGAGCGCGGAGATCGTTGTCCATCATGCTCCTTTGAAAGCCAAAATCACGGAAAGGAAGGGGTTAGTGGAAGGCCAGGAAGTACATCAGCACAATGTTGACCGCCAGCAACGGGATGGCTGTGCCCACCTGCGCCGTGATCACGCCGTACTTGTTCTTCATTTCCAGCAGCGCGGAGGGCACCAGGTTGAAGTTGGCGGCCATGGGTGTGCAGAGCGTGCCGCAGAACCCGGCCAGCATGCCGATCGCGAAGATGATGGCAGGGTCGCCGTGGAATCCCTGCACCAACACGGGCCAGCCGATCGCGGCCGTCATGATGGGGAAAGCCGCGAAGCCGTTGCCCATCAGCACGGTGAAGAGGAACATGCCGATGCAGTACACCAGCACACCGGCGATCAGTGAGCCCTTCGGAAGCAGCCCGGACGCCAGGGTGCCCACCGCGGTGCCGACGCCGGCCTTGGTGAAGAGGATGCCCAGCGTGGTGAGCATCTGCGGCAGCAGCGCCGCCCAGCCGATGGATTCGAGGATCCGGCGGCTTTCGAAGATGGGCGTGGCCGGGTTCTTCGGCTTGAGGATCACCAGGGCGACGACGACGGCGGCCACGGCTCCGATGGCCAGGGCTACCAGCGTGGTGTTCTTCGGATCCAGCAGCGGGGCGCCGCCGATCACCAGCACGGGCGCTGCGAGCACCAGGATCACGGTGACCAGGGGCAGCGTCAGGGCCGGGATGAAGAGCTTGTTGCCGAAGCGCTTGGCGTAGGCCTCCCGCTCCGGGCCCGTGGAGGTGCGGTGCTTGCCGTGGCCCAGAAGTCCGGTGGAGGCCAGCACCACCAGGACCAGGACGGCGATGCCCAGGATCCAGCCGGGTGCAGTGCCGGCCTGGACCCAGGTGCTGTAGAAGAAGCACAGGCCCAGCAGGCCCCAGAAGGCGGAGCTGCCCCAACGGCGGGGGTGGTTGGTGTCGGCGGCAATTAACGATGCCCAGGCGACGAACAGAATGCCGATCAGCCAGTAGACGGCTTCAACGTTGATCATTTGGCTTCTCCTGCGGATTCCTTCTCGGCGGTGAGCTCGAACTCGCGGTATTCCTTGTCCAGCTGCTTATCCAGGCGCAGCAGCCGGAAGCCGTGGATGAGGAAGGCCGCGATGGCGGTGGGGATGGCCCACAGGGCCAACTGGAGCGGTTCAAGGTGCAGATGGTAGGTGGTGTCCACGAACGTGGTGATCAGCAGGATGGAGCCGACGGCCACGAACACGTCTTCGCCGAAGAACACGCCCACGTTGTCCGCAGCGGCGGAGTGGCCCTTGATCTTCTCGCTGATCTTTTCCGGCACGTGCCCGTAGCGGCGCAGCGCTGCACCCTCAGCCATGGGGAATACCAGCGGACGGACGGTCTGGGCATGGCCGCCGATGCTGTTCAGGCCCACGGCGGCGGTGATCTGGCGGACGGCCAGGTAGCCGATCAGGACGCGCCCCGCCGTCAGCTTGGCCAGCCTGCCGATGAGCACCTTGGCTTGCTCCTGCAGCCCGAAGAACTCGATGATGCCCACAACCGGCAGCACCGCCACGAAGATGGTGACCGAGCGGCTGCTGGCGAAGCCGGTGCCAAACGAGTCAAGGATCTGCGCGGGGTTCATCCCGCCCAGCAGTGCGGTGACGATGCCGGCGACGGTGACGACGATCAGGGGGTTCAGCCGGATGGCGAAGCCAACGATCACCAGCAGCACCCCGATGAGTACAAGCATGATTATCCCTTCCCAGGGGACCCGTGACGGGTCTGCGAAAGTGGGGGCCGGCGCGTCCATGGGTTGGTCAATTGGGGGTGACGGCGCCGAGGGGCGGGAGCCCCTGTCACGTTGGCGCTGCAGGGTTAAGTGAGCTGCAGAACAACGGTGTGATCTAAAGCATAGCTTTTTGTTCAACAATCCCGCAACCCCCTTCTTCGAGGGGGCTTTGGTTCAGCGGCCGACGGCGGCCAGCAGCTGCGTTTCGGCGCGCTCCAGGTAGTCGGCCAGGAAATCCGCTGCCGCGGCAAGTTCCCCGGCCTCCAGGAGCTCCACGATCTTCGCGTTGTCCTCCACGTAGGGTTCGTGGAAGGCGGGATTGGCGGCCATGGAGTGGAACACCAGCCGCATTTCGGCCAGCACCTGGTCCATGAGGTTGTTCAGGCGTTCGCTGCCGGCGCGGTCCACGATGGCGCGGTGGAAGTCCTGGTTGGCGCCTGCCATGCCCGGAATGTCGCCGTCAGCAGCGGCGGCCCTGGCCGCCTTGACGATCGCCGCCAGGGGTTCCGTGGAGACCGTGCCGGACCACAGCACCGCCGAGGGCTCAAGAAAGCGGCGCACACGGTAGATTTCGCGGATGTCGTCCGCCGTGGGGTGCGCGACGAACACGCCGCGGTTGGGAATGCGGGTGACGATATGTTCCGAATGCAGGGCCGCGAATGCCTCCCGCAGGGTATTCCGGGACACGCCGAGGGCTTCGCGGAGGGCTTCCTCGGCGAGCTTGGAACCGGGCTTGAGCTGGCCGGCGGCGATGCGGCTGCGGAGCTGGGCGGCCACCCAGAGGCCCGTTTCGGCGTGCTTTGTGGTCCTGGCCTGGGCTTGGAGATCGGCCAGTACCTCGTCAAACGTCATGCCACCACGATATCGGCCCTGACACCGGCGCCCTGTCCGCACCGGACGAATTCCGCCATCATGGTGACCATGACGTGGCTGGACGGCCTCCGGTTCGACCCGATCGCCCCGCTGCTGTCCAGCGGGCACCCTGCCGTGCACTCCTGGGCAGTCAGGGACCTCCTCCCCGGCCCGGCAGGGCTGCCACCCGCCCCGGCGGGGGCACCCGATGAGGCCCTCTGGGACCTTCCGATCCCGCGCCGGATCCTGCGGCGCCAGGCGGCCGACGGGTCGTGGGCGTATCCGGGAAGACGCCCCCGGGCCATCATGGACTACGACCTGCTGGAGACCTACCGGCAACTCGGGTTCCTCGTGGAGATGTTCGGGCTGACGAACCGGCACCCGGCTCTCGCCGCGGCCGCCGCCTATGTGCTCTCACAACAGTCGGCCCAAGGTGATCTTCGAGGGATTTACGGCAACCAGGTGTCTCCCAACTACACGGCGGCCCTCATCGGGCTGCTGGTCAAAGCGGGGTACGGCGACGACCCCCGCGTGGAACGCGCGTTCAGCTGGCTTGACGCGTCGCGGCAGGACGACGGTGGCTGGGCCCTTCCGCTCCGCACCCGGGGGAGGAATCTCGACGCGCTCGAGGAGCCGCAGACCATCACCGGCGATCCGGCGCAGCCGTTCTCACATCTGATCACCGGGGTGGTGCTCAGGGCGTATGCGGCCCATCCCAGGCACCGCGCAGGCGCCCCCGCACAGAAGGCTGCGGAATTGCTGGCGGGCCGCTTCTTCGAGCCGGACGCCTATCCGGATAAGGGCCGTGTCTCCGACTGGACCGAATTCAGCTTTCCCTTCTGGATGACGGACCTGGTTTCCGCCCTCGACGCCATCAGCATCATCCGTCCAGGCCTTCGATCGGAAAAAACCGACCGGGCGCGCGAGTGGCTGGCCGCACACCAGGAACCATCCGGGCTCTTCACCGGCCACCTGCTCCGGGACAGGTTCCACGACCTCCAGCTCTGGTTCAGCCTGGCAGTGTGCCGCGTGTTCGCGCGCATGCCCTCGTGAGGTGCGCTCAGGAAATGGTGGCGAGCACCTGGCCGGGCGCGACGGGGTCCCCCGCCGCCGCGAACTGCTCCCCCAGGGTGCCGGCACGGTGGGCGGCGACGGCCGTTTCCATCTTCATTGCTTCGAGCACCAGCACCGTTTCCCCTTCCGCGACGCTGGCCCCGGGCTCAGCCAGCCACTTGACCACGGTGCCGGCCATCGTGGCCAGCAGGTCGCCGTCGTTCTTCTCCGCTTGGGGTTCCGCGTCACGGTCCGGAGCGCCGGCACCGCGCCGGCCACCGCCGTCGAGCAGCGAATCCAGCAGCGCCTTGGGAAGTCCCAGCTCCATCCGCTTGCCGTCCACCTCGATGCCGATGGTCCGGCGCGGTTCCTCGGGCGCGGCGGGACTGAACGCGGGGTCCGCCTCCAGTTCGGCGGCGAATCCGCTCTCGATCCACGTGGTGTAAACGTCCAGGGAATCGGTGCCGGTGAAGTCGGGGGCCTCCACAACGGCGCGGTGGAACGGCAGGACGGTTGCCAGCCCGCCGATGCGGAAATCGCGCAGGGCGCGGCGGGCGCGCCGGAGGGCCTGCTGACGGTCCGCGCCGGTCACCACCAGCTTGGCGAGCAGCGAATCGAACTGACCCGGCACCGTGGACCCGGCACGAACGCCGGTGTCCAGCCGGATCCCCGGCCCGGTGGGCACGTCGAACGAGTCGACAGTGCCCGGCGATGGCAGGAAGCCGCGGCCCGGGTCCTCGGCGTTGATCCGGAATTCGAACGCGTGGCCGCGGGGCTCGGGGTCTTCAAGGATGGGGAGCCTCTCCCCCGCCGCGATGGACAGTTGGGCGGCCACCAGGTCCACGCCGGAGGTTTCCTCCGTGATGGGGTGCTCCACCTGGAGCCGGGTGTTGACCTCCAGGAAGCTCAGGAAACCGGAGCCGTCCAGCAGGTATTCCACCGTGCCGGCACCCACGTATCCGGCCTCCCGGCAAATGGCCTTGGCCGAAGCGTGGATCGCAGCCCGCTGCTCAGGGGTGAGGAAGGGTGCGGGCGCTTCCTCAACGAGTTTCTGGTGGCGCCGCTGCAGTGAGCAGTCCCGGGTGCCAACCACCACCACATTGCCATGCGTGTCAGCGATGACCTGGGCCTCCACGTGGCGGGGGCGGTCCAGGAACTTCTCCACGTAGCACTCGCTGCGGCCGAAGGCTGCCTGCGATTCGCGCACGGCGGAGTCGAAGCTTTCCTCAATGTCGGCCAGGTTCCTGACCACTTTCAGTCCGCGTCCGCCACCACCGAAGGCAGCTTTGATGGCCACCGGAAGGCCCACTTGTTCAGCGAAGGCGCGGACTTCGGCGGCGCTGGCCACCGGGCCGTCGCTGCCGGGTGCCAGCGGGGCGCCGGCGCGGACAGCCACTTCGCGGGCGCTGACCTTGTCGCCCAGCAGCCGGATGGTGTCAGGCGAGGGCCCGATCCAGGTCAGCCCCGCGTCGATCACGGCCTGGGCGAACCCGGCATTCTCGGACAGGAAGCCGTATCCGGGGTGGACGGCGTCGGCACCGCTTTTGGCCGCGATCGCCAGGATCTTCCCCATATCCAGGTAGGTTTCCTGCGGCCTGGAGCCAGCCAGCGAGTAGGCCTCGGTGGCGGCCGAGACGTGCAGCGCATCGGCATCCGGATCGGCGTAGACTGCCACGCTTTCCAGCCCTGCATCGTCGCAGGCCCTGGCGATCCGGACGGCGATTTCGCCGCGGTTGGCAATGAGGACTTTACGCATGGAAGGTTTCCTTAGGTGTTTCGGGCTGTTCTGCCGGGGAAGCTGCGGTGAACCGCACCGATGCCCCCGGGGGAAGTTGGGCGGCTTTGTCCAGGTCAGCGTGGACGACGACGGCGATCACCGGGTACCCGCCCGTCACCGGATGATCGGACAGGAAGAGGACCGGCTTGCCTTCAGGGGGGACCTGCACGGCGCCGCGGACAGTGCCTTCGCTGGCCAGTTCGCCCTCCCTGCCGCGGCTGAGTGCCTGGCCGTCCAGGCGCAGGCCGATCCGGTTGGACTTGGGACTGACAGTCCACTCCTGGGACAGGAAGTTGTGCAGCGTTTCGCCGTTGAACCAGTCCTGCCGCGGGCCGGGAACCACCCGGAGCTCTGTGGCCTGGTTCTTGTCCGGGAGGGGTGAAATTTCGGGGTTGCCCACGACGCTGCCCGCGTTGGGGGTTCCCACGGAGAGTATGGTCCCTGCCTGAAGTGGTTCAGGGCCCAGTCCGGACATGGTGTCGGTGGAGCGGCTGCCCAGTGCGGCCGGGCCGGCGATGCCGCCGCGGACACCCAGGTAGGCGCGAAGCCCTGCGGTAGGAGTTCCCACGGTGAGCCGCTCTCCTGCCAGCAGCGCGAAGGGGGCGTCGCACACCGGGCGCCGGACCGCCGTCGTCCGCTGTTTCGTGTCCTCTGATGGCGTGACCTCCAGCGGCACTCTGGCGCCCGTGAGGGCCACGACCTGGTCGGTGAGGGCCTCGAGTTCCAGGCCGCCGAAGAGGATTTCGATTCCCGCATCCCCTTCAGGGTTGCCCACCAGGCGGTTGGCACGGCGCAGGGCACCGCGGTCCATGGCCCCGGAGCTGCTCACGCCCAAGGAAGCGTAGCCTGGCCGACCCAGATCCTGGATGGTGGCCTGCAGGCCTGGCTTGCGGACTGCCAAGCCCGCAGCGGCATGTTCCTCCACCGGCGCCTGGCCGGCGGTGGTTCCGCTCGCCTCCTGCAGCCGGGTCACCGTGGCCTGGGCCCGGACGGCGGCGAAGCGGACGGTGTCGCCGGGGCGGATGAGGGCCGGGCTCTCCCGGCCCAGGTCCCACAGTGCGGCCTCGGTCCGGCCGATCAGTTGCCAGCCGCCCGGCGATTGCCGCGGATAGATTGCCGAGTAGGGTCCACCCAGGGCCACTGCCCCGGCGGGCACGGCAGTTCGCGGGGAACGCCGGCGCGGGACGTCCAGGGTGGAGTTCTCGCCGGTGAGGTAGGCGAAGCCCGGGGCGAATCCAGCGAAGGCAGCGGTCCACAGCTGGCCCGTGTGGGCTGCCACCACCCCTTCGCGGCCAAGGCCGGTGAGCGCCGCGGCCTCGTCGAGGTCGTCGCCGTCATACACCGCCTCGATGGTGACCAAGGTGCTCTCAGTCTCCGCGGGCGCTTCAAGGTCAAGGCTGCGGACATGCGCCGCCAAATCCTGCAGGGCGTGGGGCGAATCGGCGGTAACAAGGATGGTTCCTGCGGCGGCGATGACGTCCACCTGGCCCGGCTGCGGATGTGCGGTGAGCTGAGACTGGAGGCTGAGCACCGCGTCCAGGGAGGAGAGTTCAACCAGGATTGCCCGGTCGCCGGCGGCCCTGATTCCGGTCAGCACCGCAGCCGATGCCGCCGTGGCCGGCGGCTGTTGTGTGGCGGCCATGGCTAGGCGAAGCTTTGGATGGTAATTCCGGCATCCGCCAAGGCGGCGCGGACGGCAGCGGCCATCGCCACGGCGCCGGCTGTGTCGCCGTGCAGGCAAATGCTTTCTGCTTTGACCGGGACCAGCGATCCGTCCACAGCGCGGACCACGCCGTCGTTGGCCAGGCGCAGGACGTGCTCGACGACGTCCTTCACCTCGTGCAGCACGGCGCCGGGTTCGCGCCGGGAGACGAGGGTGCCGTCAGGGTTGTAGGCGCGGTCGGCAAAAGCCTCCGGGACCGTGCGCAGTCCCGCGGCGTCGGCCTGGCGCTGGATCTCCGAATTCGGCAGGACCATGAGGGGAAGGGTGGGGTCCACGGCGAGGATGGCGGCCACCACGGCGCCGGCCTGCCGGGGATGGTTGACGATGGTGTTGTAGAGCGCGCCGTGGGGTTTGACGTAGCGGACCGCGGTGCCGGCCGCGAGGGCCACGGCCTGGACGGCGCCGATCTGGTAGACCACGTCAGCGGTCAGTTCCGCCGGGGTCATGTCCACGAACCGGCGGCCGAATCCGGCCAGGTCCCGGTAGCCGGGGTGCGCGCCGACGGTGACGCCGGCCTTCGCGGCAGCCAGGCAGGTGGCCATGATGCCCACGGGGTCGCCCGCGTGGAAGCCGCAGGCTACGTTGGCGCTGGAAACACTCTCGAAAATGGCGGCGTCATCGCCGAAGGACCAGTTTCCAAACGATTCGCCGACGTCGCTGTTCAGGTCGATGCTGGGCATGTGATCTCCGTCTCGGATTGGTGGTACTCCAAGAATGCCCTAAAAACTCAGATTGTTCAACAATCCTGCATCGTCATCGCCGCTGGACTAGCCGCCGGCCCTTGGCGCAAGGAGAATCTGCACGGCCTCGATCCGTTTGCCCATACCCACCGTACCTGCCGTTCCTCCGTCAGCGACCCACGATTGCCAGCCGAAATCTTGCACGTGAGCCCGGTAGTAGATGCTGTAATGGTTGGCCATCTCACCGGTCAGCCTGATTTCAAACGCCTCCAAACGCAGCCCCTGCCCGACCGTACCGATGGGATTGGCCGACGTTGTCCACGGCTGCCAGCCAATGTTTTGCACATGCCCGCGCCACTGGATGTCGCCGCTATAGACCGTGCTGGACACATTGAGGCGCAACGCCTCCATCCGAAGGGCCAGACCTGTGGTCCCGGCGACGGTCCCGTCCGAAACGTTGGCCATCCAGCCGAGGTTCTGAACGTGGGCGGCGTACACAGCGGTGAATGCCGGCGCAACCTTCGGAACCAACTCGATCGTAACTGCCTCCATCCGGAGAGCTTGCCCGACGGTGCCGGCAGTGGCTCCGTCAAGCACGTACGGCTGCCAGCCGACGTTCTGCACGTGGGCGCGATACCTGATGCTGTAATGCGAGGCCAGATCCCCCGTCAACCGCAGCTCGAACGCCTCCAATCGCAGACCGAGGCCGGTCGTCCCAATCGGGGACGCCGACGTCGTCCATGGCTGCCAGCCAATGTCTTGCACCTGCCCCCTCCACAGAATGTCGCCCGACAGGCGGTCTCCTGCCACGGACAGGCGCAACGCCTCCAACGGCAGTGACCTGCCGGTCGTACCCGCGGTGGCGCCATCAGAGACGCTCGACTGCCAGCCGATCGTCGCGACGTGGGCCTGGTACACCCCGATGCACGTCATGTCGTGGTCGTAGGTGCCGTCGGTCCATTGGGCGATGTGGACGGTGCCGCCGGAGAAGCTGCGGTTCACGCAGAGGTCGGATGCTTCACTGGCGAAGTCGAGGCGCCCTGCGGGTGACCAGACTGGTTCCTCGGGAAGCTGCCACGATCCGGTGATGGCTTCCCAAGCGCTTGAATACGAGTAGATGCCGTGCGGGAACCCGGCGTTGGTCAGTGCAGCCAGGAGTCCGGAGATGACGTACTGGTTCTCCTGCCGGTCGGCTGCTGTCGAGCTGGGCCAGGGCTGTTGCGGGCGGGGCTCGACGTCCACCCAGATTCTCTCCGGCCGCCATCCCACCGTGTTGAGAGAGGCGAGAGCCGCGCGGCCCTCGGCGTATCCGACGTTGCGCAGACGGTCTGGCCTGGTGGTTGTTGAATAGGGTCCGTCGTCGCCATAGGTGTCGTATTGCGCAGCGGTAGGGAACGTAGCCATGGTGTAGGCCTGAGCCCGGACACCATGGTCGAGCACCCACTGGAACTGCCCACTTAGGCAGGGGTTCTCGGTGAAGGCGAGTCCGTGCGTCAACCCCACAACCACGAACCCTGTATCTTCCGGCGGCAACGGAAGACCGCCCGGACACTGCGGCCACGAAACGTCATATCCGTAGTCGACTGCTAGGGCGGGTGGAGCGAACAGCACACCAATTGCGAGTACGACTAGAACCGCCAAGAGCCGGGGTATGGATGCCCAGGAGTAGCGACCAAGTCGAAGAACACCAAGGCCGGCCATGATGGCCCCCCCTATTCGACGGATGACCACATTGTCCCACTCGGTCACTGTCGCCGCCAGACGGGTGGAGCAGCAGGCGCTGACCTAAATTAGCAGGGCTCTGGAATCCCGGGATTTCGAGCGGGCCGTTTCCCAGTCTGCGTTGGTGGTGTTTTAAATGTGGGAGGCCCCAACCGTGTGGTTGGGGCCTCGACCAATGATTGTCCGGCGGTGTCCTACTCTCCCACACCCTCCCGGGTGCAGTACCATCGGCGCTGTGGGTCTTAGCTTCCGGGTTCGGAATGGGACCGGGCGTTTCCCCCACGCTATGACCGCCGTAACCCTTGTACCCGTCACCAACCCCTGGGGTGGTGTGGGAAAACTGTGGTTACAACATTGTGGTGTTGTGTTTATTCGGTTGTGTTTGGTTCCTGGACCATGAAACCCCGGGTGGGGGTTGTTGGTTGGGAACCACATAGTGGACGCAAGCAGATGTTGTATGTATCTGTGTGGTGTAAGTTGTTGGCCTATTAGTACCGGTCAGCTTCACGAGTCGTTAGTCCTCGCTTCCACATCCGGCCTATCAACCCAGTGGTCTGGCTGGGGGCCTCTCACACCCGAGGGTGTATGGAAATCTCATCTCGAAGCGAGCTTCCCGCTTAGATGCTTTCAGCGGTTATCCCATCCGAACGTAGCTAATCAGCGGTGCACTTGGCAGTACAACTGACACACCAGAGGTTCGTCCGTCCCGGTCCTCTCGTACTAAGGACAGCCCTTCTCAAATTTCCTGCGCGCGCAGCGGATAGGGACCGAACTGTCTCACGACGTTCTAAACCCAGCTCGCGTACCGCTTTAATGGGCGAACAGCCCAACCCTTGGGACCTACTCCAGCCCCAGGATGCGACGAGCCGACATCGAGGTGCCAAACCATGCCGTCGATATGGACTCTTGGGCAAGATCAGCCTGTTATCCCCGAGGTACCTTTTATCCGTTGAGCGACGGCCATTCCACAATGTACCGCCGGATCACTAGTCCCGACTTTCGTCCCTGCTCGAGATGTCTCTCTCACAGTCAAGCTCCCTTGTGCACTTACACTCGACACCTGATTGCCAACCAGGCTGAGGGAACCTTTGGGCGCCTCCGTTACTTTTTAGGAGGCAACCGCCCCAGTTAAACTACCCATCAGGCACTGTCCCTGACCCGGATTACGGGCCGAAGTTAGATGTCCAAAGTGACCAGAGTGGTATTTCAACGATGACTCCACCCGAACTGGCGTCCGGGCTTCAACGTCTCCCACCTATCCTACACAAGCCACTCCGAACACCAATACCAAACTATAGTAAAGGTCTCGGGGTCTTTCCGTCCTGCTGCGCGTAACGAGCATCTTTACTCGTACTGCAATTTCGCCGAGTTTATGGTTGAGACAGCGGGGAAGTCGTTACTCCATTCGTGCAGGTCGGAACTTACCCGACAAGGAATTTCGCTACCTTAGGATGGTTATAGTTACCACCGCCGTTTACTGGGGCTTAAATTCTCAGCTTCGCCTTACGGCTAACCGGTCCTCTTAACCTTCCAGCACCGGGCAGGAGTCAGTCCGTATACATCGTCTTGCGACTTCGCACGGACCTGTGTTTTTAGTAAACAGTCGCTTCCCCCTGGTCTCTGCGGCCCCGATCCCCTCCCGGTCGCTAGTACCGTTCAAGGTTGGGGCCCCCCTTCTCCCGAAGTTACGGGGGCATTTTGCCGAGTTCCTTAACCATAATTCTCTCGATCGCCTTAGTATTCTCTACCTGATCACCTGTGTCGGTTTGGGGTACGGGCGGCTAAAACCTCGCGTCGATGCTTTTCTCGGCAGCATAGGATCACCAAATCCCCCCAAACGGGGGTCCCATCAGATCTCAGGCACCATGAGTGGCGGATTTGCCTACCACTCGCCCTACATCCTTAGACCGGGACAACCATCGCCCGGCTCGGCTACCTTCCTGCGTCACACCTGTTAATACGCTTGCCTCCCAGGATCAGGTCCCGCGCTCCACCAAAACCCTCCACCCACAAGGGGTGTCAGGCAGGTCTCGGGCGGTTAGTATCCCCTGTTCAACATGGACGGTTTTTCGCCGGTACGGGAATATCAACCCGTTGTCCATCGACTACGCCTGTCGGCCTCGCCTTAGGTCCCGACTTACCCAGGGCAGATTAGCTTGACCCTGGAACCCTTGATCATTCGGCGGACGGGTTTCTCACCCGTCTTTCGCTACTCATGCCTGCATTCTCACTCGTGTAGGCTCCACCACTGGTTTACACCGCGACTTCACCGCCCACACGACGCTCCCCTACCCATCCAAACACCTGAACCACGAAGGCTTAGTACATGTCTGAATGCCACAACTTCGGCGGTGTACTTGAGCCCCGCTACATTGTCGGCGCGGAA
It encodes the following:
- a CDS encoding 5-oxoprolinase/urea amidolyase family protein, encoding MAATQQPPATAASAAVLTGIRAAGDRAILVELSSLDAVLSLQSQLTAHPQPGQVDVIAAAGTILVTADSPHALQDLAAHVRSLDLEAPAETESTLVTIEAVYDGDDLDEAAALTGLGREGVVAAHTGQLWTAAFAGFAPGFAYLTGENSTLDVPRRRSPRTAVPAGAVALGGPYSAIYPRQSPGGWQLIGRTEAALWDLGRESPALIRPGDTVRFAAVRAQATVTRLQEASGTTAGQAPVEEHAAAGLAVRKPGLQATIQDLGRPGYASLGVSSSGAMDRGALRRANRLVGNPEGDAGIEILFGGLELEALTDQVVALTGARVPLEVTPSEDTKQRTTAVRRPVCDAPFALLAGERLTVGTPTAGLRAYLGVRGGIAGPAALGSRSTDTMSGLGPEPLQAGTILSVGTPNAGSVVGNPEISPLPDKNQATELRVVPGPRQDWFNGETLHNFLSQEWTVSPKSNRIGLRLDGQALSRGREGELASEGTVRGAVQVPPEGKPVLFLSDHPVTGGYPVIAVVVHADLDKAAQLPPGASVRFTAASPAEQPETPKETFHA
- a CDS encoding 5-oxoprolinase subunit PxpA, translating into MPSIDLNSDVGESFGNWSFGDDAAIFESVSSANVACGFHAGDPVGIMATCLAAAKAGVTVGAHPGYRDLAGFGRRFVDMTPAELTADVVYQIGAVQAVALAAGTAVRYVKPHGALYNTIVNHPRQAGAVVAAILAVDPTLPLMVLPNSEIQRQADAAGLRTVPEAFADRAYNPDGTLVSRREPGAVLHEVKDVVEHVLRLANDGVVRAVDGSLVPVKAESICLHGDTAGAVAMAAAVRAALADAGITIQSFA